A window from Pokkaliibacter sp. MBI-7 encodes these proteins:
- a CDS encoding 4-vinyl reductase — protein sequence MSKHAPEMPIEVDSETGVWTTDALPMLYVPRHFFVNNHIGIEEELGPDRYAEILYKAGYKSAWHWCEKEAECHGIEGAAVFEHYMKRISQRGWGLFKIEELDLDNGTARVRLDHSAFVYVYGKVNRKVDYMFTGWFAGAIDQILAARGSAVRTVAEQVYSEAEEGHDHGLFVVKPL from the coding sequence ATGAGTAAGCATGCCCCCGAGATGCCAATCGAAGTAGACAGCGAAACCGGCGTGTGGACCACCGATGCACTGCCGATGCTGTACGTTCCCCGTCACTTCTTTGTTAACAACCATATCGGTATCGAAGAGGAACTGGGCCCGGACCGCTATGCAGAGATTCTCTACAAAGCCGGTTACAAGTCTGCCTGGCACTGGTGTGAAAAAGAGGCCGAGTGCCACGGCATCGAAGGCGCGGCGGTATTTGAGCACTACATGAAGCGTATTTCTCAGCGTGGCTGGGGTCTGTTCAAGATCGAAGAACTGGATCTGGATAACGGCACTGCCCGCGTCCGTCTGGACCACTCCGCCTTTGTCTATGTGTACGGCAAGGTCAATCGCAAGGTTGATTACATGTTCACTGGCTGGTTCGCCGGTGCTATTGACCAGATTCTGGCGGCCAGAGGCAGTGCTGTTCGCACCGTGGCTGAGCAGGTCTACAGCGAGGCCGAAGAAGGCCACGATCACGGCTTGTTCGTCGTCAAACCGCTGTAA